In the Deltaproteobacteria bacterium genome, CGTCGGGAACCTTCTCCTGGAGCTCGAGCGGCGGAAGCGACGCCTCGCGGAGGAGGGGCTGTTCGACGCGGCGCGAAAGCGCCCGCTTCCCCCATTCCCGCGGCGGATCGGGATCGTGACGTCGTTGCACGGCGCCGTCCTGCGCGACATGGTTCGAGTGGCGCGCTCCCGCTTTCCGGGGGTGGCGATCGTCCTCGCCCCGTCGCCGGTCCAGGGAGAAGGGGCGGCGGCGGAGATCGCGGCGGCGCTCGACGCGCTGTACGCCCTCGGCGACGCGGATGTCGTCCTCGTCGGGCGGGGGGGCGGCTCGATCGAGGACCTGTGGGCGTTCAACGAGGAGGCGGTCGTGCGGGCCATCGTCCGTTCCCCCGTCCCGGTCATCAGCGCGGTCGGGCACGAGACCGACTTCACGCTCGCCGATCTTGCCGCGGACCACCGCGCTCCCACCCCGACCGCCGCCGCGCAGATGGCCGTCCCCGACCGGGTCGAACTCCTCGACCGGGTCGCGGCCCTCTCCCTGCGGTCGCGCCGGGCCGATGCCCGTTCGCGGGAAACGGCCCGTCAGGAGTGGCGGATCGCGGCGGGGAAATTGTCGGACCCGCGCCCCCTCCTTCAGGGGAAGCGGTACGCCGTCGACGCCCTGTCGTCCTCGCTCTCGGAACTTGCGCGCTCCGCAGTTCGGGACGGCCGGGAAACCGTCGAGCGCCTCTCCGCCTTGGTGCGGATCCACTCCCCCGCGGCGTGGGTTTCCGGAAGGCGCGGGGAGCTCGCGGTCCTTCTCGGCCGCGCACGCACCGAAGCCGACGCGCGGAACCGCCGCCTCCGATCCGACCTCGATCTTCTCGGCGGCAAGCTGGCGTCCCTCAATCCGACCGCCGTGCTCACGCGGGGCTACGCGATCGCGCTCGACCGCGCCACCGGGAAGGCGGTCCGCTCCGTATCGGAGGCACGCCCCGGCCGGGCATTGGATATCCGGGTTTCCGACGGCCTATTTGGAGCGATTGTGGAAAAGAAGAAATCGTGATGCGCTCCCTGCGATTCCGCGCTGGCGGAGGACACTCCTTCCCTCCACCCGGGGTTGAACCAGGAATGTCCCCCTCTGGGGTCTGGCGGTTGCGCCGCATGCTGGCCGGTATTCTCATCGGGTGCCTCGCGGTGATCGCCGCCGCGCCTGCGCTCGCCGCGCCGGACGGGATGGTGTCGATCGCCGTTTCGACCAGCGCCCCGGCGTTGGGCGATCCCGTGGTCGTGGAGGTTGCGGCGAACGGGGCCGTCGACAACCTGGTCCTCCGGTGGAAGGGCGCGGCCTGGCCGATGCGGGAGGCCGCCCCGGGACGGTACGAGGGGTTGATCGGCGTGGACCTCGACGATTCGGAAGGACCGGCGGTGGTGGCGGCGGAAGGGTTCCTCGACGGGGCGCGGTTCCGGGCGGAGGCGGAGTTGATGATCTCCCCGCGGAAGTTCGCCGTGCAGGAACTGACCCTTCCGAAGGGGATGGCGGAATTCGACAACGCGACGCAGCGTAGGATCGAGGCGGAGGCGGCGGAGCTTTCCCGGAGGTTCTCCCGGGTGACCCCCTTGCGCTGGCGGACCCCGTTCCTTCCGCCGGTGGAGGAGTACCGTCCCGCGAACTTCGGCGCGCGCAGGGTGATCAACGGCGATCCCCGGATGCCGCACTCCGGCGTGGACATCCGCCTGCCCGCGGGGACGCCGGTCCGGGCGATCGCCGACGGGCAGGTCGCCTTCGCGGGCGAGCAGTTCTTCGGCGGGCGATCGGTGGTGATCGATCACGGCGGCGGGGTCTTCAGCGTCTACTATCACCTGAAGGAGTTCTTCGTCGCGGAGGGACAAGGGATCTCCCGGGGGGATCGGATCGGGTCGGTCGGCGCCACGGGGCGGGCGACCGGGCCGCATCTGCATTTCGGCGTGCGGGTTCCGGGCGGGCGCGTCGATCCCACCCGCCTGTTGGCCCTTCCGGGCCGGTGAACGGTGAACTATAATCAATAGCTACGCTTCGGAGGCGGTGCGCGATGGCGGGTAAAGGGAAGGAGCCTTCCTTCGAGGAGGCGTTGAAGGGACTCGAAGCCGTCGTGGAACGGCTCGAGTCGGGGGAGCCTCCCCTCGAGGAGTCGATCCGCCTGTTCGAGGAGGGGATGCGCCTCTCCGAGACGTGCCGAAAGCGCCTCGACGAGGCCGACCGGAAGATCGAGCTCCTCCTGCGGAAGCCGGGGGGCGTCTCCCGGGAGACCGTGGAGGAGGACGATATCTTGGGGAAGGAAGAGTGACGGCGGCCGACACGATCGCCCGCCTGCGCGGATTGGTCGAGGGGAGCCTGGCCGGAACCCTCTCTTTCGAAGCGTCCCGGATCCCGTCCCCCCTCCGGGAGGCGATGGAATACTCCCTGATGGCGGGGGGGAAGCGCGTGCGGCCGGTTCTGCTCCTGTCCGCCGGCCTGGCGGTGGGAGGAGAGGAAGGCGAGCTGCTCCCGTTCGCCTGCGCGGTCGAGTACATTCACACGTACTCGCTGATCCACGACGACCTGCCGGCGATGGATGACGACGACTTCCGGCGGGGGAAGCCGACCTCCCACAAGGTGTTCGGCGAGGGGACGGCGATCCTGGCCGGCGACGCGCTGCTGACGGACGCGTTCCGGGTGATGGCGCACTCCCCCCTGGCGCAGGCCGACCCGGGAAAGGCGGTGCGGGCGATCGCCGATCTCGCGTGGGCGGCCGGTGGGGGCGGGATGGTGGGCGGCCAGCAGATGGACCTGTCCGCCGCGCCCGGGAGCTCCACGGCGGCCGAGGTCGACGAGATCGAGCTGCGGAAGACCGCCGCGCTCCTCGCCTCCTGCGCGCGGATGGGGGCGATCCTCGGCGGCGGTTCCCCGGCGCAGGTCAACGCGCTGGGGGAGTACGGCACGCGGCTGGGTCTCCTCTTCCAGGTCACCGACGACATCCTCGACGAGACGGGGAGCTTCGAGGAGATGGGGAAGGGGATCGCCAAGGATCGGGCGCGGGGGAAGTGGACCTACCCCGTGGCCCATGGGATGCCGGCCGCGATCGAGCGGGCCTCGGAGCTCGAACGGGCGGCGCTCGCCGCGGTTTCGACGTTCGGGGCGGAAGCCGATCCGCTCCGGGAACTCGTCGGCATGGTGCGGAACAGGAGGCACTAAGTGGCGGATGCTCCCCGCCTGGCGCCGATCCAGTCGCCGGCGGAACTGAAGAAGGTGCCTCGCGACCAGCTTCCGGGCGTCGCCGCGGAACTGCGGGAGACGATCGTCCGCAACGTCGCGCGCACCGGGGGGCACCTCGCCTCCAGCCTCGGCGTCGTGGAGCTCACGATCGCCCTCCACTACGTGTTCGACTGCCCGCGGGACCGGATCGTCTGGGACGTCGGGCACCAGGCCTATGCCCACAAGATCCTCACGGGGAGGCGGGATGTTTTCCCGACGCTGCGGACCTTCGGGGGGATCTCCGGATTCCCGCGCATCTCCGAGAGCCCCTGCGACGCCTTCGGCACCGGGCACTCCGGCACGTCGATCTCCGCGGCCCTCGGGATGGCGGTCGCGCGGGATCTTCGGAAGGAGAAGACCCGTGTCGTCGCCGTCATCGGGGACGGCTCCCTCTCCTCCGGCCTCGCGCTCGAGGGACTGAACCAGGCGGGCCACCAGAAACGCGACCTCATCGTCATCCTCAACGACAACGAGTGGTCGATCTCCCAGAACGTCGGCGCCCTTTCCGCGTACCTCAACCGGATGATGACCGGGAAGATGTACACCTCGTTCCGGAAGCGGGTCGAGACGCTCCTGAAATCGATGCCCCACGGCGCGTTCCTGGCGCGGATCGCGAAGAAGTCCGAGGAGCTGACGAAGGGGTTCATCGTCCCCGGCCTCCTGTTCGAGGAGCTCGGCTACACCTACGTCGGCCCGATCCCGGGGCACGACCTCGAGGCCCTCATCGGGACGCTCCAGAACCTCGGGAACATCGAAGGGCCCGTGCTCGTCCACGTGGTGACGTCCAAGGGGAAGGGATACGCGCCGGCGGAGGCGAACCCGGAATATTTCCACGGGGTGGGCGCCTTCGACCCGGAGACCGGGAAGGGGATCGGGAAGGCGTCGGCGCCGTCCTACACGGACGTCTTCTCCGACGCGATCGTAGAGCTCGCGAGGGAAAACCCGAAGGTGGTCGCCATCACGGCGGCGATGTGCGGCGGGACCGGCCTTACGAAATTCCGCGAGGCGTTTCCCGACCGGTTCTTCGACGTGGGGATCGCGGAAGCCCACGCGGTGACCTTCGCCGCGGGCCTTGCCCGCGAGGGGAAGATCCCCGTGGTGGTGATCTACTCGACCTTCCTGCAGCGCGCCTTCGACCAGATCATCCACGACGTCTGCCTTCAGAAGCTCCCGGTGGTGTTCGCCGTCGACCGCGGCGGTCTCGTCGGGGCCGACGGTGCCACGCACCAGGGGCTGTTCGACCTGTCGTTCCTGCGGCAGATCCCCGAAATGTCGCTCATGGCGCCGCGCGACGAGGCGGAGCTGGTCCGGATGCTGCGCACCGCGGTGGGCGCCGGCCGTCCCGTGGCGATCCGTTACCCGCGGGGATCGGGCCCGGGGGTGGCGATCCCTTCCGGTCCCGGACCCGGGATGGTCGCCTGGGGAAAGGGGGAACTTCTCATGGAAGGAAAGGATGTACTCCTCATCGGGATCGGTTCGACCGTGGCGATGTGCCTCGAGGCGGCGGAGGAGCTGCGGAAACAGGACGTTTCCGCAGCGGTGGTCGACGCCCGGTTCGTAAAGC is a window encoding:
- the xseA gene encoding exodeoxyribonuclease VII large subunit, with amino-acid sequence MEPDLFAASPSGDVLSVTELTGKIKRLIESSFRSVRVEGEVSNYKRYEASGHRYFSLKDEGAQIRVVLFRGNERNIYGEIRDGQTVIVTGSLGVFEKKGEYQIYARSVEVRGVGNLLLELERRKRRLAEEGLFDAARKRPLPPFPRRIGIVTSLHGAVLRDMVRVARSRFPGVAIVLAPSPVQGEGAAAEIAAALDALYALGDADVVLVGRGGGSIEDLWAFNEEAVVRAIVRSPVPVISAVGHETDFTLADLAADHRAPTPTAAAQMAVPDRVELLDRVAALSLRSRRADARSRETARQEWRIAAGKLSDPRPLLQGKRYAVDALSSSLSELARSAVRDGRETVERLSALVRIHSPAAWVSGRRGELAVLLGRARTEADARNRRLRSDLDLLGGKLASLNPTAVLTRGYAIALDRATGKAVRSVSEARPGRALDIRVSDGLFGAIVEKKKS
- a CDS encoding M23 family metallopeptidase, which translates into the protein MLAGILIGCLAVIAAAPALAAPDGMVSIAVSTSAPALGDPVVVEVAANGAVDNLVLRWKGAAWPMREAAPGRYEGLIGVDLDDSEGPAVVAAEGFLDGARFRAEAELMISPRKFAVQELTLPKGMAEFDNATQRRIEAEAAELSRRFSRVTPLRWRTPFLPPVEEYRPANFGARRVINGDPRMPHSGVDIRLPAGTPVRAIADGQVAFAGEQFFGGRSVVIDHGGGVFSVYYHLKEFFVAEGQGISRGDRIGSVGATGRATGPHLHFGVRVPGGRVDPTRLLALPGR
- the xseB gene encoding exodeoxyribonuclease VII small subunit, whose translation is MAGKGKEPSFEEALKGLEAVVERLESGEPPLEESIRLFEEGMRLSETCRKRLDEADRKIELLLRKPGGVSRETVEEDDILGKEE
- a CDS encoding polyprenyl synthetase family protein is translated as MTAADTIARLRGLVEGSLAGTLSFEASRIPSPLREAMEYSLMAGGKRVRPVLLLSAGLAVGGEEGELLPFACAVEYIHTYSLIHDDLPAMDDDDFRRGKPTSHKVFGEGTAILAGDALLTDAFRVMAHSPLAQADPGKAVRAIADLAWAAGGGGMVGGQQMDLSAAPGSSTAAEVDEIELRKTAALLASCARMGAILGGGSPAQVNALGEYGTRLGLLFQVTDDILDETGSFEEMGKGIAKDRARGKWTYPVAHGMPAAIERASELERAALAAVSTFGAEADPLRELVGMVRNRRH
- the dxs gene encoding 1-deoxy-D-xylulose-5-phosphate synthase — protein: MADAPRLAPIQSPAELKKVPRDQLPGVAAELRETIVRNVARTGGHLASSLGVVELTIALHYVFDCPRDRIVWDVGHQAYAHKILTGRRDVFPTLRTFGGISGFPRISESPCDAFGTGHSGTSISAALGMAVARDLRKEKTRVVAVIGDGSLSSGLALEGLNQAGHQKRDLIVILNDNEWSISQNVGALSAYLNRMMTGKMYTSFRKRVETLLKSMPHGAFLARIAKKSEELTKGFIVPGLLFEELGYTYVGPIPGHDLEALIGTLQNLGNIEGPVLVHVVTSKGKGYAPAEANPEYFHGVGAFDPETGKGIGKASAPSYTDVFSDAIVELARENPKVVAITAAMCGGTGLTKFREAFPDRFFDVGIAEAHAVTFAAGLAREGKIPVVVIYSTFLQRAFDQIIHDVCLQKLPVVFAVDRGGLVGADGATHQGLFDLSFLRQIPEMSLMAPRDEAELVRMLRTAVGAGRPVAIRYPRGSGPGVAIPSGPGPGMVAWGKGELLMEGKDVLLIGIGSTVAMCLEAAEELRKQDVSAAVVDARFVKPLDADLLLPLVRRIGRVVTVEENLLAGGFGSAVMELLEEHDEHPQRFRRIGVRDRFVEHGAPEQLREECGLTSAHVASEALRICHDGKSLLPSILHGIRSRLEKIV